The following proteins come from a genomic window of Lolium rigidum isolate FL_2022 chromosome 5, APGP_CSIRO_Lrig_0.1, whole genome shotgun sequence:
- the LOC124653068 gene encoding probable serine/threonine-protein kinase PBL16 gives MGNCWFRGISYVNRVSSTAKSETPKIQSPSERDRSDESRLPSNAREVEAMRLDSAARNPLTAFSFEELRKVTNGFRQDSLIGGGGFGRVYKGAVGTGEPLQVAVKVHDGDNSFQGHREWLAEVIFLGHLSHPNLVKLVGYCCEDDHRVLVYEYMPLGSVESHLFSRVMAPLPWATRMKIALGAARGLAFLHEAEKPVIYRDFKTSNILLDYDFNSKLSDFGLAKDGPVGDMSHVSTRIMGTYGYAAPEYIMTGHLTAMSDVYSYGVVLLELVTGRKSLDKSRPVREQTLTDWALPMLTHKKKVLAIVDPRIGFDDYPVRSVQKAAMLAYHCLNRNPKARPLMRDIVASLEPLQQPPLLPDDHTPSGS, from the exons ATGGGCAACTGCTGGTTTAGGGGGATCTCCTACGTCAACAGGGTCTCCTCCACTGCAAAATCAG AGACTCCCAAGATCCAGAGCCCGTCGGAGAGGGACCGGAGCGATGAGAGCAGGCTGCCGTCGAACGCGAGGGAAGTGGAGGCCATGCGGCTGGACTCGGCTGCGCGGAATCCGCTGACGGCCTTCTCTTTCGAGGAGCTCAGGAAGGTGACCAACGGCTTCCGGCAGGACTcgctcatcggcggcggcggcttcggcaGGGTGTACAAGGGCGCCGTGGGCACGGGGGAGCCCCTGCAGGTCGCCGTCAAGGTGCACGACGGGGATAACAGCTTCCAGGGCCACAGGGAGTGGCTG GCGGAGGTGATTTTCTTGGGCCACCTGTCGCACCCGAATCTGGTGAAGCTGGTGGGCTACTGCTGCGAGGACGACCACCGTGTGCTCGTCTACGAGTACATGCCGCTGGGCAGCGTCGAGTCACACCTCTTCTCAC GGGTGATGGCGCCACTGCCGTGGGCGACGAGGATGAAGATCGCGTTGGGCGCGGCGAGAGGGCTGGCGTTCCTCCACGAGGCCGAGAAGCCGGTGATTTACCGCGATTTCAAGACCTCCAACATCCTCCTCGACTACGACTTCAACTCGAAGCTCTCCGACTTTGGGCTCGCCAAGGACGGCCCCGTCGGTGACATGTCCCACGTCTCCACGCGCATTATGGGAACATACGGCTACGCCGCCCCAGAGTACATCATGACAG GGCATCTGACGGCGATGAGCGACGTGTACAGCTACGGGGTGGTGCTGCTGGAGCTGGTGACGGGGCGCAAGTCGCTGGACAAGTCGCGCCCGGTGCGGGAGCAGACGCTCACTGACTGGGCGCTGCCTATGCTCACGCACAAGAAGAAGGTGCTAGCCATCGTCGACCCCAGGATCGGCTTCGACGACTACCCCGTCAGGTCCGTGCAGAAGGCGGCCATGCTCGCCTACCACTGCCTCAACCGGAACCCCAAGGCGCGGCCACTCATGCGCGACATCGTCGCCTCCCTCGAGCCGCTGCAGCAGCCACCGCTCCTGCCTGACGACCACACGCCCAGCGGCAGCTGA